Part of the Uloborus diversus isolate 005 chromosome 2, Udiv.v.3.1, whole genome shotgun sequence genome, ttatttaaAGTCACCAAAGCACCAAATaagttcgagtttttttttttttttttacctggggCTGCAGATggcttgcatttcaagcaaataaaaatactggctgtaaattgaaaattttattatggaaaatctaaatgtaaaCGGTTTTTAAGGAGAATACAGTTGAAGGGTGTTTcacattttttatcaataaaataaataaaagaagattgaGACGtagccaaaggggggggggggagagggatccAAAAGGgcttatatcttcctttttagttaccaaagcttgcctaaagtgcgtttttgaaacttggcTTTTTAAGGAATTCCTGGGTAAAACTCCCGATCCCCATTCCTtagtttaacgtcattaaagatggcctacaacagcgtatttgggattgcagcttcgaaaaacttcgaAGAGAGTATTCCGCCACAACCGACCTAGAAACGTCCCAAccccatcattaaagagcgtcaggaatcagttttgaaaaaaaaatttggaggctCCTTAAGCATCTCCTTTccataatatcatcgaagatcgtcaaaaatgaccttttttaagcttcaatctcaaaaaaaggGAGGAAAACTCCCAAATTCCCACTTTTTCCATAACATTATGACAGAAGATTTTTTGACATATTcccaaaaattaagttaaaacctcaaatttaaatctaaacaccacacaccaagcaatttttgtaactgaCCATAGTCTTCCCAATCGATCTACTTCGCttctcactttcagattctgtatcatgtaaaagtccatgtcatggtgtcatggaCTCATTGGTACACCAGACCTTTATATCTTCCATTGTCCACTAACCTCATCTTTCCGTATTAAATATTACCCCTCTAATTTCTCTTTCCGGAGTTTCAATTGTTTACCGGGTGAAAGCCCTCGATCGTCTCTTCTTAGTAACACTATAAAAGATCGTTTATAACTCCGTTTTCGAATGtacagcatcgaaaaatttcaaaaaaaagtcccccccccctccctttcccttcgtcatcatcagtaaagcacgtcagaaatctcgcttttaatgcttcaatttcgaaaaaatccaaGTAGAGCCTCGCCATAACTCCTACTCCTAAAATCATCAAAGATCGGTAAAAGTTTcctttttggaacttaacttttaaataactgtcgatgtcctagtttttatcaaagaaaaagctTACAATTgcctttttaagattttttatttcaaaaacattcttgGTGGATGTTGCTCGAATCTCTCCTTTCCCTAGCATCaaccaaaatcttttaaaactgcgttttcagggctaatattttgaaattttcccggacctcatcttcctaacataattgaagataatatataaatgcaagttcggagtttcacttccaaaaaattgccggAAGAGGACCCTCGAACCTCCGCTCTCCCAAATATCACctgagatcatctaaaattgcgtttttaggattacaatttgaaaatttttctgggggacaGACCCCAGGACCCCATATTTCTGACTCaatttaaacttacaattagGTTTCTAATGCTATTATTTAATAACTCCcatatgcaagaaaatcaatctactctctgtctctctctgtattgatacatgtgtttgaaaaattaagtgttcACACACACCCCTCGCCTCCCTAATAACCTCCCTATTCTAACTGAAGTAAGGTTAGAAGACatcattacggaaataatcagtataCCACCAGgcacttaaaaatacttaaatagattattataattaacttttttttttttacaaacaaaggtttagcttatcttgcatcaattgttcaccattaaaacacagaaaagaatcccatctgttaaattttgtttaaaaaaagtatttaattttttgaataatttcttcatatttaagtgatatcatttcccaatcatttttgtaaaaagtagtATATATAGAAGCTATGGGGCCGCGATATCCCTTTATGCCCGAgccgatttctttaaccaatccgccactgcacatgtctgcattttttcttgttttgcaaACTTAGTGCctttaaaacattgcatttaaaatttcatttttttgtgtaaaaatatttattactttcttaaaGCACATTTTGTTTATTGTTCCTTTAAAAATctatatgtcgtatttatttgtctccatttttattccttatttgtctcAATAAATCAAACTACGAGTCTGTatagttatttccatgaagctttttttttaacctttcatcaacttattcaaaatcattccaaaactttattatatgtaaagagcagtatgtacagccattcaagtacttcattaatatcctctttgctattaaattgcaaaattcaaaaagtagtaaataaaattttcattggaaaagttaaaaatcatattgacaattgtcaaaaatggtgaaacttgcattatgatgatgtccaaaatccgttacctacagggcAACAATGTCCAAAATACGTTACCTACAGGataacaatgtccaaaatctagttacctacagattgctgatttaatttgctaattaacaatttttacaaatacctgctgtcttttcatgttcatatattgtgttccaggtatgcatactatagaataaaagcaaaattcatgtcaaatttgaaaatttttgaaattgttcaaagttaacttttttgttcccaccttttgagaactgcccttttatagaattcgaattataacgttttttgaAGCAggttttaataacggctaagcctttattcacgcgattgattaccgaattcattgttggccgacaggaaattaaaaaagcaatgatttaaaatttttatctgttaccagtttatttttaatctttatctttatcttctttattattattattgctaataataaagctcaaagtctctctgtccggaggatgtctgtaggatgtttgtgacgcgcatagcgcctagaccgttcggccgattttcatgaagtttggcccaaagttagtttgcagcatgggggtgtgcacctcgaagcgatttttcgaaaattcgatgtggttctttttctattccaattttaggaacaaaactatcataagatggacgagtaaatttcgaaattatcataacgtggaacccgtaacatgggcacaagccagttgacgagatacgaaattatcataacgtggaaccgtaacatgggtacaagccaattgacgagaaaattcaccatacatttgtaaatatacagacgaaccaaaagaccttttaatttttctattacgggcaaagccttacgggtaccactagtagcaaATGAAATACTTGACATTCAATTTtgataatataaggcttttaaaaggattttcaattttcccctcTTGAATCTACAGAAGtaggggattttttaaatttttacttttatcgttgcttgttttggtactaaatttttaaatatgttttcactgcaaaaatcgcgaaaaaccttttggaggtttttaattaatatcttcgttaattaagaTCAACCAAAgttgcaacctagctaagaacactctcgatcaactttccattcgaacaaaaattttttttgcaaaatcggtccatccgtttaggcgctagagtgccacagactaATACTCAGATACTTCAAACTTATAACCCTCTTCCTTTGTGTGTCTGGGGTTAAGAAAAAAGCGTCAAAATCGAATTTCCCCACAGACTAATAATAacagtagaccgagctttcccaatcttgctgatgaagaaatcGGTTCAcagatacatcatgtgactggtgtgtggcttggcgaaaactttggcagcatggttgctaaaTAGCGGCATTATCCATGGTTTGGCAcacgacatgtattttaagatgtaactagctgcgtgcccggcgttgcacgggctacctaaaaaatgtaagagcagtccagttgatgcttttgtagtacactgacactagtttctaacgcgttaaggaataaataaatgcgcgtaaagcaaggtttgcaaaacaccagtaaaacatatttttgccaaaacacctcatcaacgttaataatcgttatcaatgatacaagttatgagtacattttcagtcagcacaaaaggggaaaatatatgcattatcaactataatctttactcacgttaaactgaattacatctgatagactatatcggaaatatttatgcacaataacaatccgctttttacataaaatagtctactacccggcgttgcccgggtgtttattaatgcaacataccactcagataaatatttggatggattctatccacatggtcgtacaagaattacatcaatccgttttccaggtacaaaccctcaaagaactcaaataacttgtaaatcactcatttactttacgacgtgcacggtcctcctcgaaaatgaaagttatgtcatgtgacgcgtatttaacaatcaggcttgaaccaaaaaaaaaaaaaaaaagtcactgaaattttgcggcagattgcggaaaaccccaaaaagtaaacattttaaatcccctgattacaggaaaagcctcaaaataaaaacaagaattttacctgttcatattcgagaaaaaaaatggcaacagatctttcatctcaatgattttcttcacccgctatacattttaataaaagcattgttatggaaagttgagatgaagcactgaataataatttgaatggaggaaagccttagaaaaatagggatttgattttgaaatctaagagtcataattaaaagtttttaattgatatctccgctaattattatcggaggattatgttaaatagccaaacatgaagacgggaggattacgaatccatcgatacctggttcgatggtcagttcactgtcgttcgggagaagaagcttggacatagatagatagatagatagatactcagattttatatgtataagatggattttcattacaaatttttttccaggtgaagagattgaactgtttttcttttagttatgaattattttgacattagtaattagttttagatcacagttttcagtattCATTTTTAACTGATCATTTTAAGTATAATGTTATGTGTTGACTAAAAGTATTCGCCACaaacaaattgaaacaaattgccgTCTGTATTATGCTGAAACAATTGCTGACTATGCCACATTTCTTGCAAAAGTGAAAGAAATTAGGGAATACTACGTTTTTAACGAATGCCGaaggaatttaaaatttcaaaaacttgctgTCTACGGAAGTTGTCCGCCGATACTAGATAGTAGCAAATTCAGAAATCCGCCACTGTAGTAAACTAAACACTGAATTATTTTCCCACTTTACTTTCTTAAATCAATATGATAGAAATAAATGATCTTCTCAAAACGAGTTTGGTATTTTAAACTGTCTAAATAACGTCAGAGTATAATTAAACGGATGTCACTACAAATTAATACGGATCAAATTTGATaatctcgaaaattttaaaatttcgacaTAGAAATGCGAATTATTTGAAGACAGAGTATGTGTACATAAAAGAGAAAACCAAAAATCAAGattgttttcagtttaaaaagggGATCTTTCAAACTGGCGGAAAAAAATTGTCGCCAACATTAAGATTAACTTACTAacacttaaaaacctttttaaaatgcatttcactTCTCTGAGGataaaaaattacttccagaagCTAGCAAAATAGTGTATAAAAATGTGTTCCTATGTGTTTCACTactaaaactcaatatttaaTAGAAAGTTATAAACTTCATAGAGAAACAcgcctcaaaaaagaaaaatgacaagaaattaaatgaaatctATATATAATATCAATGCTGCATACTTGTGAAATGTTACAGctaattcttttatatatttttctttgcaagaaAATGCACGGCAATAGTGAACCATATTTCTTGCACTTGGATAAGAAATGAAAACTTAGCGCTTGGCAAACATGATTTCTTAGAAATCCATGATATGGAAGACGTCGTaagctacgatcaacgcccgccgTTGCTAAGATACACAACAGTCACATAGTTTGGtttgtgagcagcaaaagggttgccatagctttGTCTAAGGTCCCTATATATAccacgagccggcgcatcagcttaagatcagccattttggatcggagcgcgtgtttgagtggttgtcttttctggctagttatcgcgtttggtgattgttcactgcgagcgattattagctgcacgtgaattgtttagtaaataaaataatatttacggcaaatttggcgagacacgaaactttgctgtggtaacccttgctacgcaacaatgaaaaatctgattcAGAAAGGCTAAACTaagatgcgtcggcctatctatatagcggctctaactcTGTCTACTCTATTTattagagtgccacagacagatacacaggtCAAGCTTTTTAAGATTTTGAGAAGCCCTAGGCCAAACACTTTTTCGCGGTTATCGTGCAGTCAAAAACCTTCCAATTTCAGCAGttgacaaaaacaattttagctaATTAGAGGCCAGGCCTAATCAGTAATCAGGTCCTGCGCAGATGTGTAGCTGAGCCGAAACGCTGATGTCTCGTAGAGTTGTAAAAACTTTTAACCCAATCATAGATGACTCGCAGGTGATAAGTTGCCGACCAATGATCAAAATGTGTGTTTCTAAGAATGTCAGATACGTAAAGCGTGCAATTTATATAAATCcattttagttattcatttatttatttttcatttttgaagctTTTGTAGAAAAATACTTCACAAtggaattttctattttaaaagaatggaaaaagaaaactgtaaCGAATAActcaattctattttttttttctgacaacagTAAGAATGTAAGTTATGTtccatttatttatcttttgttaATGCTACTTCTCTAGTGCAAGCATAACAGTTCATCTGCAAAATCTGTCACAAGTTTCACGGCATACATTATGTCCGCAGATATTGCATTTTGCATGCAGACGGCAAACCTTGTGAAATATAAACCCTTACCCGAAGAAGCTGTCATATGTAACTTACCAGATGCGTTTAAATTGCTCAACAATTCCTTGTTCAACATGTTAGAACCTTTTAACCGAAAGCACACGAGACCGAAATTCACTTCATTTACAATGTCAAATCGGCCATCTAATCTAAtgtgattttcaaactctttcgcAAGTCCTACGTGATTGCGGATGTAACGCTGCATACCTTCTTTTCCGTAATATCGAAGAACAAGCCAAATCTTTAGCGCTCGGAAACGTCGGCTGTTCGGAATGCCCCAATGGCAGAAGTCAAATTCTTTGCTGAAATCCGAAACTTCGAACGAACCAGGAACAAGTGCATCTGTGAGTAAACGACGGTCTTCAATCCACATAAGTGCGCAGTCAATGTTTATCAAAAACCATTTGCCTGGATTCACAGTGATGGACTTTGCGTAGTTTATGCCTTTAATTAAATACCTAAATTCTTTGCATATCAAACTGCTTCCCGCATATGCAGCATCAACATGGAGCCAAACGTCGTATTTATCGCAAAGTGGACCAAGTTCATGCAGAGGATCACATGCACAGCAACTTGTGGATCCAAAGTTAGCGATGGCAAAGAAGGGGATCAGTCCTTTCTTCTTGTCTTCTTCGAAGGcatattctaaaattttactcCTCAAGCAGAACCTTTCATCTGTTTCAAGAATACGCATTTTTACGAGTGCTATAATAGCTGCTTTTTCTACGCTAGAGTGAGACTCTTCTGAACAATAAGCAACGAGGCGAGATAACAAGACACCTTCACTGTCGTTGGGGTTCATCAGCTTTAACTTCTGAATAGCCAAATGTCGTGCGGACATCATGTTGACCAATGTGCATTCACTAGTTGAGTTTTGAATCACCCCTCCTCCTTTGCTTTCGTCAGAAAATCGCATGAACTTTTGAGGAAGTCCTAGCCACTTTGCATACCAATCCAAAACGATCATTTCTAAATCAGTAGCAGCAGGATTGGAAGACCAAGAAGATACTGAGCCACCTGTTAAGTTGGACAACATGCCTGCCAGAACGGATGGGAAAGAGCAACCAGCTGGAAAATAGGCAAAAAAGTGTGGATGCTTCCAGTGAACACTTCCAGGCACTAttatttcttctatatcttttaTGATGTCGTCCCACTTTTCGCCTTTTTGAGGAGCATTTCGTGGCAGCAATTTTCGTACATCTCCTGGCTGTACTGTAGGAGTCACTCTTCTAAGTGCAATCGATTTTTGGAATTCTGCAATGTAGTCTATCATTTCACAACCTTTCCTACGAAATTCTTCTGTATTCATCGTGTTTTAATAGTTCACAAAAGTTGactctttttatttatatttttaacttcaacttttttcaattaaattcattcatttgatttcgcagtttacatacattttttcaaCATAGCTCATATAGTATTAATAATAACTTTAACCACCACACGGTAAATAGTTGACCCGACAAACCCCAAAATCGACTAAACCCGAAAAATGTTTAGTGTTTATATACTCGTTCgatattcatttcatttcattcaagAAAAAGTTCGCTgccataaatatttttgaatattatgtattcatgtttttgttgattttaagaaaaacaaGGCGCAACAAAATGAGCTATcgtattaaattttttgcactgatttcgcctttattttctctctttattttttttccaaatgcgtGAATTTATTTTCTCTAGATTTTAGTCAACTTTTTCATCTAGTATTTGGTAcgcttactgtctgaccacggattgtatggaaagacaagccTCTATTTTACAGTAGGAAagggacgaatctattatttttttaccaatgtcagcttttgcagaagcagaatctcattcaaatgagcagaataggcgcatcaaatttttacttttcccccttattcatatagatttgtcttatctgaacgtttgaaaatttcatgcaatccgtggttggactataTATGAATATTTTCAttgggtataactttgatataccccccccccccaaaaaaaaaaaaaaaaaaaaaatacgcgccaaatctggcactccttACGGACTTTTTAGGGATGCTGCTtcttatttttgtgttgccaatttaggttttttcagcttttaggtttttgctgttgccaaatttagtattttcttgtattttgtaccttgagtgagaaaaaaaagtcgccaaatgcccgatttgggggggggggggggggggggtatatcaaagttgtTCCTTTcatggtagaattacggtaaccgggtcgcgttggcggattttttcaaaaacagccaaatttggcacctacgactcaatgtaaacaaagtatttcaatgtaaacaaaggaaatccaTTAATAAGAATAGACACAAAGAAAATGGGAAGAGCTCCGGATGactcaaactatcaccttggtaacaGTCTGTTAAGTTTTTTCTTCCTCTAATCGTAACTGCAAAAAAATCGTTTTACTCTTTTAAATGAtgataatgtaacaaaatatacaaagaaaaatattattaaacctAATTTAGGATATCATAGAGCATAGCTAGCATTTTTTTAAGAGGGAAAGTAATTaaatacttgaaagaaaaaaaagggtgggggagTGAATATTTGGAACAGATAATTGctagttttcaaaaacatttaatgcaaaaaaattaacttaagctGTTTTTGACTCGCGTGCTCATTTTATTCGAACAAAATACATAACTAGCAATTAGCGAAATGAgcaaaaaaggaaaggaaacattatgtaacattaacattatgttaaaattaaaaaaaaatagctaaataaatttaaaatactacaaaatgacGTTAAAGctctgttaaaatgtaaaataacgttctaattaaatgattcaacaactccattaaaatttaaattactctaCCAAAACACATTGAAAGAAATtctaagggggaaaaaatataacacaaattctaacaaaatttaatattattaaaagttgGATCGAAAACGACAATTAAGTTATGAAATAAATCGTGAAGTAAACAGAAAACGCAATTAAGTACAGTAAAGTGTAACAGTAAAACGAAAATAATCTATTAGATAAATTAAACCGAACGAAAAGTTCTagtcagagaacgttatcataattgcaaattttaattctaccttactgaataattacaataattaataatatttaaattcaagatggaacaataaaacatgaaggaaagtACTTACGGCgagcaaaatctttaaaaaaaaagtatccaaaatatatgaatgactaattttcaaatcaacaacttaaaatagttaagagtgaaaaacattccacgatgtaaaatttgataaaatgtttctTCGActatctaaaaattgaaaaaatacagtttacgttgccaattttcagaaaaaaatcaacttttataaatttaaaaatacaattctatagaattaaaaaaaaagcgacaaatgaattaattttgtgtattgccgattggccaaacgaatagcgaatCAGCTTTGTTGTAGGGTTGCTAAAATTGCTCTGTCGCCAACTAAGATAGCtggttgccagaatgaaacatttatcgccgcgacccagttaccgtaattctacccctTTCA contains:
- the LOC129216622 gene encoding tyrosine decarboxylase-like, producing the protein MNTEEFRRKGCEMIDYIAEFQKSIALRRVTPTVQPGDVRKLLPRNAPQKGEKWDDIIKDIEEIIVPGSVHWKHPHFFAYFPAGCSFPSVLAGMLSNLTGGSVSSWSSNPAATDLEMIVLDWYAKWLGLPQKFMRFSDESKGGGVIQNSTSECTLVNMMSARHLAIQKLKLMNPNDSEGVLLSRLVAYCSEESHSSVEKAAIIALVKMRILETDERFCLRSKILEYAFEEDKKKGLIPFFAIANFGSTSCCACDPLHELGPLCDKYDVWLHVDAAYAGSSLICKEFRYLIKGINYAKSITVNPGKWFLINIDCALMWIEDRRLLTDALVPGSFEVSDFSKEFDFCHWGIPNSRRFRALKIWLVLRYYGKEGMQRYIRNHVGLAKEFENHIRLDGRFDIVNEVNFGLVCFRLKGSNMLNKELLSNLNASGKLHMTASSGKGLYFTRFAVCMQNAISADIMYAVKLVTDFADELLCLH